One window from the genome of Rhizobium sp. Pop5 encodes:
- a CDS encoding pseudoazurin, giving the protein MRLRFGLFAATAALMVSTAPLMAADHQVQMLNKGTDGAMVFEPGFLKIAPGDTVTFVPMDKSHNVETFKGLIPDGAAEFKSKPNEQYQAKFDVPGAYVLKCAPHVGMGMVALIEVGDKPSNLDAIKTAKLPNMVRKRLDADLIQITQ; this is encoded by the coding sequence ATGCGTTTGAGATTCGGTTTGTTCGCTGCAACGGCAGCCCTGATGGTTTCGACAGCACCGTTGATGGCCGCCGACCACCAGGTTCAGATGCTCAACAAGGGCACGGACGGCGCCATGGTGTTCGAACCCGGTTTCCTGAAGATCGCTCCCGGCGATACCGTCACCTTCGTCCCCATGGACAAGAGCCACAATGTCGAGACCTTCAAAGGGCTCATCCCCGACGGCGCTGCCGAATTCAAGTCCAAGCCGAACGAGCAGTATCAGGCGAAGTTCGACGTTCCAGGCGCCTATGTCCTGAAATGCGCGCCGCATGTCGGCATGGGCATGGTTGCGCTGATCGAGGTCGGTGACAAGCCATCCAATCTCGACGCAATCAAGACTGCGAAATTGCCGAACATGGTGCGCAAGCGGCTCGATGCCGACCTCATACAGATCACCCAGTAA
- the hemN gene encoding oxygen-independent coproporphyrinogen III oxidase, with the protein MSDRLVAKYGDARLPRYTSYPTAPAFSAAVGPNEYAKGLAAIGEAEPVSVYLHVPFCRSMCWYCGCHTTITRHDSPVLEYLDAMSQEIELVSFAAGNDIPVKNIHFGGGTPTIMRPREFDALMAKLRSAFAFEENVSVAVEIDPRTLAPSMIEAMGENGVDRASLGVQSFDPVVQAAINRMQSFEQTQAAVAGLRSAGVASINFDLIYGLPKQTVQSCIETVRLAVLLRPQRFAVFGYAHIPAFKKHQRLIDETSLPDAKQRNEQAEAIAVELEKAGYVRIGLDHFALPEDQLAVAARNGTMRRNFQGYTTDECDSLIGLGASAIGRLPTGYMQNHVPLGLYAERVASGVLPTAKGYVLTEEDKLRARIIERLMCDFEVDLGRLSRASGFDAGLLIERNERLGELVADGVAMIRDDRVIVSQDARFMVRAVAAAFDAYFGSHGRTHSKAA; encoded by the coding sequence ATGTCCGACAGGTTGGTCGCCAAATACGGCGATGCGCGGCTTCCGCGTTACACGAGTTATCCGACGGCACCGGCCTTTTCAGCCGCCGTGGGACCGAATGAATACGCCAAGGGCCTTGCAGCGATCGGAGAAGCAGAACCGGTTTCGGTCTATCTTCATGTGCCGTTCTGCCGCTCGATGTGCTGGTACTGCGGGTGTCACACGACCATTACCCGGCACGACTCTCCGGTTCTCGAATATCTGGATGCGATGAGCCAGGAGATCGAGCTCGTCTCCTTCGCCGCCGGAAACGACATCCCCGTCAAGAACATTCATTTCGGTGGGGGTACGCCGACGATCATGAGACCTCGGGAATTTGATGCGCTGATGGCGAAGCTGCGGAGCGCCTTCGCGTTCGAGGAGAACGTCAGCGTCGCGGTCGAGATCGATCCGCGCACGCTTGCGCCTTCGATGATCGAGGCGATGGGCGAAAACGGCGTCGACCGCGCGAGCCTGGGCGTCCAGAGTTTCGATCCGGTCGTCCAGGCGGCCATCAACCGGATGCAGTCTTTCGAGCAGACGCAGGCAGCGGTTGCCGGCCTGCGTTCGGCGGGTGTCGCCAGCATCAATTTCGACCTCATATACGGCCTGCCGAAACAGACCGTGCAGTCGTGCATCGAAACCGTGCGGCTGGCCGTTCTGCTGCGGCCGCAACGCTTTGCGGTTTTCGGTTATGCCCACATCCCGGCCTTCAAGAAGCATCAGCGCCTCATCGACGAAACCTCGCTTCCGGACGCAAAACAGCGCAATGAGCAGGCCGAAGCCATCGCCGTGGAACTCGAAAAAGCGGGATATGTGCGTATCGGTCTCGATCACTTCGCGCTGCCGGAGGATCAGCTTGCGGTCGCCGCGCGCAACGGAACGATGAGGAGGAACTTCCAGGGCTACACCACCGACGAATGCGACAGCCTCATCGGCCTCGGCGCTTCGGCGATCGGGCGGCTTCCGACGGGCTACATGCAGAATCACGTGCCGCTGGGCCTCTATGCGGAGCGCGTTGCATCCGGCGTGCTGCCGACGGCCAAGGGATACGTTTTGACCGAAGAGGACAAGCTTCGGGCGAGGATCATCGAACGGCTGATGTGCGACTTTGAAGTCGACCTCGGGAGGCTGAGCAGAGCGTCCGGCTTCGACGCCGGCTTGCTCATCGAACGCAACGAACGGCTCGGCGAGCTCGTGGCCGATGGCGTCGCGATGATCCGGGATGATCGGGTCATCGTTTCGCAAGACGCACGTTTCATGGTCCGCGCTGTCGCGGCGGCATTCGACGCTTATTTCGGCTCGCATGGACGCACGCACAGCAAGGCGGCGTAA
- a CDS encoding response regulator, with translation MATAQSDAHLLVVDDDPRIRQMLTRYFEGEGYTVSSASDGTEMRVRLRQQNFDAILLDLVLPGGADGLDLAREIRAQSDVPIMMLTGRDDVVDRIVGLEVGADDYIAKPFHLREVHARLKSILRRRQPALRGAEAAGEEIIGFEDWKLNLSRRQLLDPEGVEVELTTGEFDMLTTFARHAGRVLTRDVLMELTRGRNLEAFDRTIDAQIVRLRRKIETDPKKPQFIKAVRGVGYVFTAKLD, from the coding sequence ATGGCAACAGCTCAGAGTGACGCGCATCTTCTCGTTGTCGATGATGATCCGCGGATTCGCCAGATGTTGACGCGCTATTTCGAGGGCGAGGGTTACACGGTCTCTTCCGCCTCTGACGGCACCGAGATGCGGGTACGCCTGCGTCAGCAGAATTTTGACGCCATCCTGCTCGATCTCGTCCTCCCCGGCGGCGCCGACGGTCTTGACCTTGCTCGCGAAATCCGTGCCCAGTCCGATGTCCCGATCATGATGCTGACGGGCCGCGACGATGTCGTTGACCGGATCGTCGGTCTCGAAGTCGGCGCCGACGATTACATCGCCAAACCGTTCCACCTGCGGGAAGTCCATGCGCGCCTGAAATCGATCCTGCGCCGCCGGCAGCCTGCCCTGCGTGGCGCTGAAGCGGCCGGCGAGGAGATTATCGGCTTCGAGGACTGGAAACTCAATCTCAGCCGCCGCCAGCTTCTCGATCCCGAAGGCGTTGAAGTCGAGCTGACGACCGGCGAATTCGATATGCTGACCACCTTCGCGCGCCACGCCGGCCGGGTCCTCACGCGCGACGTGCTGATGGAATTGACCCGAGGCCGAAACCTCGAAGCCTTTGACCGGACGATCGACGCCCAGATCGTCCGGCTGCGCCGCAAGATCGAAACCGACCCGAAGAAGCCGCAATTTATCAAGGCCGTTCGCGGCGTCGGCTACGTCTTCACCGCCAAGCTCGATTGA